Within the Maribacter sp. BPC-D8 genome, the region TAAAAAAGCACACCTCAAATTATGAGGCCGTTAAAGAAATGGCTTATACGCTAACCCTTAAAGAAGCCGCAAAAAAATGTGGTATTCCCGTTGGTGATATTCGTAAAGCTGCCGAATATATCGGTAATGCCAAGAAGTTCATTAGTATGTGGACTATGGGGTTGAACCAAAGTGTTATTGGTGTAGCTAAAAACGTATCATTATTAAATCTATCCTTATTAACAGGACAAATTGGCAAACCAGGTGCTGGTCCGTTTTCATTAACAGGTCAGCCAAATGCCATGGGTGGTAGAGAAGTTGGTGGTATGGCAAGCTTACTGGCGGCACATAAAAATTTAGGGAATGCGGCGCATAGAAAAGAAGTGTCAGACTTTTGGGGAGGAGGTGAAATACAAGCAGAACCAGGGTACACGGCAACAGAAATGTTCGATGCCCTCGATGAAGGAAAGTTAAAAGCAGTTTGGATTGTCTGTACCAATCCCGCAGTTAGTATGCCTAATTCTAACAAAGTAGAAAGAGCTTTAAAAAAGGCAAAATTCGTAGTAGTTCAAGATATTTCTCATAATTCTGAAACCACAAAATTTGCCGATTTATTATTACCTGCAGCAGGTTGGTTAGAGAAAGAAGGCACGATGACCAATTCGGAAAGACGCATCAGTCATTTGCCTAAAGTAATAGATGCTCCGGGTGAAGCTTTGCCAGACGCAGAAATTATATGGCGTTTTGCACAGGCAATGGGCTATAAAGGTTTTGATTATAAGAATAGCAGTGAAGTTTATGACGAACACTGTTTATTAACGAAAGGCACTGAAATAGACATTTCTGGCTTGTCATATGAACGCTTGATCAATGAAGGAAGTTTTCAGTGGCCTGTACCTCATAAAACACATAAGGGTACACCAAGATTATTTACGGATCTTAAGTTCTTTACGAATGATAAAAAAGCACATTTTAATGCTCCGTCGACGTTGTATAATAAGTCTGAAGAAACCGATAATAACTATCCGCTAATATTGAATTCAGGGCGCGTTCGTGATCAATGGCACACTCGAACCAAAACAGGTAAAGTAAAAAGGTTATTGACCCATGTTCCACAGCCCTATTTAGAAATGAATGCGGTAGACGCCTATTTGAGAAAAATAAAGGAAGGCGATATTGCAGTAGTAAAAAGTAGAAGAGGGCAAGTGCAGGTAAAAGTGCAGCTCAATTATGATATACGAGAATCGGTGGTTTTCTTGCCCATGCATTGGGGTAAAGTATTGAATAATGATTTTGGTAGGGCAAATAACCTAACCAACGATTTGGTCGATCCTGTATCAAAAGAGCCAGATTTTAAATACTGTGCCGTTGAGGTTTCAAAATTTGTAAAAGAAAAACAGAAAGTAGTTGTAATAGGTGCAGGTGCTGCGGCATACCGCTTTATACAATCGTACAGAGAAAAAAATAGTATAGACGAATTACACGTTTTTTCAAAAGAGAAAGATCCCTTTTATAATCGTGTATTGCTCCCTGAATATGTTAGTGATGAGCTTTCTTGGGAAGCCTTAGAGAAATTAAAAGATGGAGAGCTACAAAAGCTAGATGTTTCCTTACATAAAGGTATTGGTATCGACAATATTGATGCGGAGAACAAAACGGTTTTAGATTCCGACGGTAAAGAACACAGCTATGATTTATTGATTATGGCAACCGGTAGTAGGGCATTTATACCTAGTGATGTGCAAATACAATTACCAGGTCGTTTTACCATGCGTGAACGAGGAGATGCCGATAAATTAAGAAAATACCTCGCAGAAACCGGACTGCAAGCAAAAGACCAAAATGTGGTTATAGTTGGTGGTGGTTTGTTAGGTTTAGAGCTTGCTGCAGCTTTAAAGAAAATAGACATCAATATTAGTGTCATTCAACGCGCACCGCGTTTAATGGAGCGTCAATTAGATACTATTGCCAGTCGCTTATTGGCAGAAGATGTAGTAGAACGAGGTATAAATTTGTATTTCGATAATGAAGTAAGTACTGTTTTTGAAGATAAGGATCAAAAACATAGCCTATCTGTAAATCTTAAAACTGGGCGTTCTATTCAGTGCAACGCCATAGTCTATGCTATTGGTACAAGACCGAATATAGAATTGGCAAAACCAACGGGGATCAAAACCCGAAGAGGTGTGGTGGTAAATTCATACTTGCAAAGTAGTGATCCTTCGATATTTGCTTTGGGGGAAATTGCGGAGTTTAAAAACTCACTTTTCGGTATTACCTCAGCTGCCGAGCAGCAAGCAGATATTGCGGCGAACTTTATTCTAGGGGACTTTAGTAGTATCTACAATGGCTCGGTTTTAATGAACATTTTAAAGTTCGAAAATCTGGATCTCTGCAGTATTGGTATGGTGAATTCACCCATAGGAGATTCTTCTTATGAAGAAATTATTTTAATGGATGTGAGCAAGCGTTTTTATAAGAAGTGTATTGTAAAAGATGATACGCTTAAAGGTGCCATTTTATTGGGTGATAAAAATGAGTTTGCAGAATTTAAAAGACTGATAGAAGAAGAGATTGAACTATCTGAAAAACGAAATGAGTTGCTGCGTGGAGCATCGACCTCTGTACCACTAAAAGGTAAATTGGTGTGTTCTTGTAGTCAGGTTGGTGAAGGTAATGTAGTAGATGCCATCAACGGTGGATGCTCAGATTTCAACAAGTTATGCTCAGAAACCGGTGCCGGTTTGGGCTGCGGAAGTTGTAAGCCCGAGATAAAAGATTTATTAAAGAAACAACTGGTATTAGCAAATTAAAATAGCGAGACATGAACGATGATCTTCATAGAATACTGATAAAAGGTGGTGTTACTTCACCTGGTGAATTGAAAGATATTATTACCATGCTGGAGTCTGCCGGACTCACAAGTGTTAATTTTGGGTCTCGACAAGATATTTTGTTTCCGCTAAAGGATGCAAAAGAAGAGCAGCTAGAAAGTATCTCGAAATTCAATACCGATATTATTGCCAATCGTACTTATCAGAACATTGTAAGTTCGTATGTATCTGCAGATATTTTTGATATGACCCATTGGTTAAAGGGTTCTACCTACTTATATATTTTAGAAGGATTTGATTTTTTACCGAAGTTGAAAATCAATATTACCGATCCAAAACAACGCTTGGTTCCTATTTTTAGTGGTAACCTCAACTTTATAGCATCTGAACAAGAAGATTATTGGTACTTGAATATAAAACTACCACATTGGAAATCATCATCCTTTTATCCCGTGCTTATTTATAGTTGGGATATCAATTCTATCTCAAAACAGATCGAAGAAATTTATGAAGATATTACCGATATAGATGAGTTGTTCTTTGTGATGAACAAGAACTTAGAAACCAACAACAAAACTATGGAAAAGGAACTGAAGGTTCCTTTTCAGACCTTTCCTTATTATGAAGGTATGAACCGGTTGGGTTCAGATATGTATTGGCTTGGTCTTTATTGGAGAAATAATAAATATGATCTATCCTTCTTAAAAGAATTCTGCGGCTTTTGTTTGGATAATAGTATTGGTAAAATCTGTATTACCCCGTGGAAATCTTTTGTAGTAAAAGGTATCAAAAAATCTAGTAGACCTGCCTTAGAGCGCTTTTTGGGCAAAAAAGGAATCAATGTAAGGCATTCGCAATTAGAGATGAATTGGCATGTGCCTATTGATGATGGCGAGGCGCTGGAGTTAAAGAAGTATTTGGTTCGAAGTTTTGATCAAAATGATATAAGTACCTACGGACTTACTTTTGGTATTAGCAATGAGGTGGGTAAACGTTCGCACTTTGCCTCGGTGATTATTGAAAAGAATAGTTTGCCCACCATTGTTAAAGAATTTGAAGTCCGCCCCACCTACAACGTTCTGCATTTCGAGCATTTTGACCCTAATAGTCAAAAGTACATTACCTATGCTCAAGATATCGATAAGATAGAATTACCTGGGTTGTTGATGGAGTTAAGTAAAATGTACTTTGATCAATTAGGTCGCGCCGAAGATGATGAAGAAACAACTAGTGTTGAAGTTATAGAAGCAACACAATCGTTATATCAATGTCAAGACTGCTTAACGGTTTATGATGCGACATTTGGTGATGAGGAATTTAATATTGCCGCAGGTACCAAGTTTGAAGATATTGATGACGCGTATGAGTGCCCAATGTGTTCGGCTCCAAAAGCTACATTTAAAGAAGCTATGATACAAATGAGTTAAAGACAACTAGCTGTAAAATAATGCTTTACAAGATATAAATGAGTTGAAATAAGTACAATGGAGACAAGAAATTAATTTATGAAGTTAAAACTCTAGAATGTTTCGGCATAAATTTGTGGTATAATTCTAAATAACCACTCATGACCAGGGTAAATGTAAATGATCAGACTAAAGAGCCAGCTTTTGCAAAAGCTTTAAAAGTTACTATCGTAATTGCTGCAATCGGAATTTTAACGTGTATACTTTTGATGACTTTCGGAGTCTAAATCTTGCAGTTAGCTTTTTCCGCATTTAATTTAATGACAGCTGCTTTACTTAAGGCTGCATTACGGGGAGTTCTAATATTCGTTCTGGACCGTAGAACTTCAGCGCAATACCAAATACAATTACGGAGATTATCATTCCTACCATAAAAACGGTATACGTCCACCGTAAAATTCTATACTTTCTTTCTAAAACAATCCCAAGAAAATAAAGGTCTTTAGTTAATGAACTATAGATATAATCTTTGTCTTTAATAAGTTCAGACATTGCCCAGTTATACTGCTCTAATTTCATTTTATGAAAATTACCGAAGAACAACAGATTTACTTTTTTAGAGGTGACTTCTTCCTCTGTAAATTGACCAGAGGTTACATTTGGTTTGGTCGCTAAAATGGACATCACCATAGACACTACACTAAAAATAATGAATAGAAATGTTGGGTAAAATAGATAGTCATTAGAGGGGTTATCTAATTTTGGAACCAAGTTTGCCAATGCCATAGAAATAATAATGGCGTTCACAGAAAGTAAAATATTCGCCTTTGTATCAGCAATATCACTTAGTTTTAAATGATTGCTTAGTGTAACTCTGTATAATGTTTGTATTCCGCGGTCTGGTAATTCTCCCTTAAATTTAGCTTTTAAACTTTCCTTTTTAATGAGCTCTTTATTCTTCTTCTTTGCTTTGATGAGCCTTTTAATATTCTTGTCTTTCCCTTTTTGCCAATGAGTTATGGCATATTCGGTATAAAAACGATGTTTGGCTCGTAATAGAGTTATGTTTTCTTTTCGCCAGTCTGCTGAAGTATTACTTTCTTTGCCTATTAAAGCAAGCTCTTCTCTTAGCAATTCGGTCGTTGCCATAAAATTCTTGACATGGAAATGAGAAGAATCTGCATCGCGAATTATTTTCTCCAATTCATTTTTTGGATCGTACCCTTTTTTAGTTGCCAGAATTAGGTTGCAAACATTGGTGATAAAAGTTGGAGTACAATTATGCTTGGTTAAAAAATCTCTAGATAATTGGCAGCTATGCTCTTCGTGATTCCCATAAGAAACAGTGTACCCAAGGTCATGAAACCAAGCTGCAACTAAAAGTAGTTCGCTCTCTTCATCGCCAATTTTTTCGCCTTCAATTAGTTCTTTGGTACTATCTACAACACGTTGTGTATGCCTAAGATTATGATAGAGATATCTTGGGTCAGTATTGCCAGTTAATTGATTAGTGGCAAATTCTTCGGCTGTAGCAACTAGTGTAGACATGATAGTTTTATAATACTTTAGAAAAGTACAAAAATAATTCTCTTGCGTTTAATGGATTGTTCGAAACCTTTGTGTATTCATCTTATTGAAAATAAAAACAGATAAAGCTTAGCAAATAGGTTACGAGTTGGTACGACCAAAAAAAGGTGAGAATAATTTATTCTCACCTTTTGTTTTTTGAGTAGTATTCTTTAGTTGGTGAAAAACACACTTGAAATTACAACACCAATAACAAGTACAACAAGAAAAGCCACCAATATGGTTACCCCTACTTTAGTTTTTTTATTTTTTTGTAGAATGTATAGTTGTGTTTCTTCTTCCGATTCTTTTACAAACTTTGTTTCTTGTGTATTTTGTGTCATCATTTTATTTTTTAATGTAAATCGTTTTCTTGTTTACGAATTCTAAGATGCCTTCTCTCGATAATTCTCTACCATAGCCAGATGCTTTTGTACCACCAAAAGGCAATCGAGGATCAGATTTAACCATATCGTTTATAAAGAATGCGCCATCGGGTATATTAGATATTACATCCATAGCGGCATCGATATCTTCAGTGAATAGCATACTACCGAGTCCTAATCTAGAATTTGCAGCTAAGGCAATAGCTTCTTCTCTGTTTTTTGCTTTGGTAATGGCAGCAACAGGTCCAAAAGTTTCCTCTTTAAATACCGGCATGTCTACAGTTACATCGGTAAGTATGGTAGGTGAGAAATAAGCATCTTTACGCATGTTGCCCAGCACAACTTTAGCACCTTGCTTAATAGAATCGTTTACTTGTTTTTGAAGTTCTTCAGCTAAGTCTTCTCGAGCCATAACACCTATAAATGTATCCTCTTTCATAGGATCACCGCTTTTAAGTGATTTCACTTTTGTAGTAAATTTTTCTAGAAAAGAATCATAAATGTCTTCACAAACGATAAAGCGTTTTGCAGCAATACAACTTTG harbors:
- a CDS encoding molybdopterin-dependent oxidoreductase, translated to MNSNKTHKTICSYCGVGCGILVNVDAKGTISVDGDPDYPSNKGMLCSKGRNLNYVAQDTTDRILYPEMKWSINHPLQRVSWDTAFERAAAVFKSIIAKHGPDSVGFYVSGQCLTEEYYLINKLTKGFIGTNNIDTNSRLCMSSAVVGYKKTLGEDSVPISYEDIELADCFLIAGANPAWCHPILYRRLEKHKEENPQVKIIVVDPRKTQTCAVADLHLQILPGTDVILFNAIARRLIEKRKIDSAFIKKHTSNYEAVKEMAYTLTLKEAAKKCGIPVGDIRKAAEYIGNAKKFISMWTMGLNQSVIGVAKNVSLLNLSLLTGQIGKPGAGPFSLTGQPNAMGGREVGGMASLLAAHKNLGNAAHRKEVSDFWGGGEIQAEPGYTATEMFDALDEGKLKAVWIVCTNPAVSMPNSNKVERALKKAKFVVVQDISHNSETTKFADLLLPAAGWLEKEGTMTNSERRISHLPKVIDAPGEALPDAEIIWRFAQAMGYKGFDYKNSSEVYDEHCLLTKGTEIDISGLSYERLINEGSFQWPVPHKTHKGTPRLFTDLKFFTNDKKAHFNAPSTLYNKSEETDNNYPLILNSGRVRDQWHTRTKTGKVKRLLTHVPQPYLEMNAVDAYLRKIKEGDIAVVKSRRGQVQVKVQLNYDIRESVVFLPMHWGKVLNNDFGRANNLTNDLVDPVSKEPDFKYCAVEVSKFVKEKQKVVVIGAGAAAYRFIQSYREKNSIDELHVFSKEKDPFYNRVLLPEYVSDELSWEALEKLKDGELQKLDVSLHKGIGIDNIDAENKTVLDSDGKEHSYDLLIMATGSRAFIPSDVQIQLPGRFTMRERGDADKLRKYLAETGLQAKDQNVVIVGGGLLGLELAAALKKIDINISVIQRAPRLMERQLDTIASRLLAEDVVERGINLYFDNEVSTVFEDKDQKHSLSVNLKTGRSIQCNAIVYAIGTRPNIELAKPTGIKTRRGVVVNSYLQSSDPSIFALGEIAEFKNSLFGITSAAEQQADIAANFILGDFSSIYNGSVLMNILKFENLDLCSIGMVNSPIGDSSYEEIILMDVSKRFYKKCIVKDDTLKGAILLGDKNEFAEFKRLIEEEIELSEKRNELLRGASTSVPLKGKLVCSCSQVGEGNVVDAINGGCSDFNKLCSETGAGLGCGSCKPEIKDLLKKQLVLAN
- a CDS encoding rubredoxin, producing the protein MNDDLHRILIKGGVTSPGELKDIITMLESAGLTSVNFGSRQDILFPLKDAKEEQLESISKFNTDIIANRTYQNIVSSYVSADIFDMTHWLKGSTYLYILEGFDFLPKLKINITDPKQRLVPIFSGNLNFIASEQEDYWYLNIKLPHWKSSSFYPVLIYSWDINSISKQIEEIYEDITDIDELFFVMNKNLETNNKTMEKELKVPFQTFPYYEGMNRLGSDMYWLGLYWRNNKYDLSFLKEFCGFCLDNSIGKICITPWKSFVVKGIKKSSRPALERFLGKKGINVRHSQLEMNWHVPIDDGEALELKKYLVRSFDQNDISTYGLTFGISNEVGKRSHFASVIIEKNSLPTIVKEFEVRPTYNVLHFEHFDPNSQKYITYAQDIDKIELPGLLMELSKMYFDQLGRAEDDEETTSVEVIEATQSLYQCQDCLTVYDATFGDEEFNIAAGTKFEDIDDAYECPMCSAPKATFKEAMIQMS
- a CDS encoding Pycsar system effector family protein, producing the protein MSTLVATAEEFATNQLTGNTDPRYLYHNLRHTQRVVDSTKELIEGEKIGDEESELLLVAAWFHDLGYTVSYGNHEEHSCQLSRDFLTKHNCTPTFITNVCNLILATKKGYDPKNELEKIIRDADSSHFHVKNFMATTELLREELALIGKESNTSADWRKENITLLRAKHRFYTEYAITHWQKGKDKNIKRLIKAKKKNKELIKKESLKAKFKGELPDRGIQTLYRVTLSNHLKLSDIADTKANILLSVNAIIISMALANLVPKLDNPSNDYLFYPTFLFIIFSVVSMVMSILATKPNVTSGQFTEEEVTSKKVNLLFFGNFHKMKLEQYNWAMSELIKDKDYIYSSLTKDLYFLGIVLERKYRILRWTYTVFMVGMIISVIVFGIALKFYGPERILELPVMQP